In Dermacentor silvarum isolate Dsil-2018 chromosome 2, BIME_Dsil_1.4, whole genome shotgun sequence, the following proteins share a genomic window:
- the LOC119442180 gene encoding uncharacterized protein LOC119442180 isoform X2, translated as MAHVLLPCDVPTWSEVERHLSQLRFAHSPEQLVADMQRIYDLCCVGLDPEDPPREEIRLDLLKRFLKSLSADESRRFFESTLPALITCALRLRELRPTGGFLYCLQQQEGMFALSRPFVASLLANAFFSTFPKRTSRTHPTLLDFNCSELFPFLGTPCHCEKLRSLFAYFDCTFQDEPEGTVYFCRQVTAPKNQMSLPEWMCSDCPLCPLMVRTRGLIEDAEPILLKCYPSSANAGSNFLGSNCTMECSVFLSCPEVLAALLFVELLGDNEALTVDGLLPLDPRPRVNGEPVFGPSECSVCLLDFKDHSSRPVAQFEDASLLREFNKCLVAFRQALTQRRPSPVGQSSSSSAAGHDPPCFHSLSSSKTSSSRSSAHATDSPPDNLQDLRGHEHFAECKPTVADRLGTNTATILGDKADLQGPIKRGQQLESQAPTLAGVLGALRKKVGAQTTKPEPPVPPQASPRKLFKVLTSRSPSPTSRKPDSTRPAPPADTSTRASNAPPSLTSTAAVPVPNIARPLATKPPPPATKRSIRSLGGSGSKGSVERNKSLENILNRISASQPSTPSSSSAPLLTQAVLCAQRHPSPRPERRGSGSQAAMVFRPVNLSPLTSRRSAFRPATECILDQRRQSSGGGSAPPIALPHCEFSALGNTRQACGKVAPVKVLTSPPVSSPRVQLSIESAPEDDVWRRQESVELESPGVERPPSSQRCPDAAASRETEVWTQQQQQPVVEESAPARGHRRTASGSSTTPYGSPTATLSLPRLPSQKSCDDVYHTADESVEDSPEGHGVGLPGETRTRCLKSRRERSLRSHTSGGGGGSSAFSSVSQRLSRDDSASSAGFVLDYRSDDEDYIAFSLSKHERYEDFRRRIRRRGRRLARRLSRSLRASYSSGSSDMDDIDEDPELGFSRPQAPLCAVRAANSEPTLHVLLPTKGSARELPALSIASELVMTSSPGRRQTLVMTTGQGMPKAYSFDGVNPNLPVPFKAKFRCKKTSEEPSHAESCAVGLTRQDTDFIKAHSFRPVSPDLSAGTSEEDDVESAPGEQDEEQQEDFDTASGDSAERRRESFVSVEEEPLQDSEEPHSSPSSFPMRLSVSGLRPVATCRWARDCVDPSGDPQLEALVQWIAASVAGVPGLVIYTGGLPSLEQLSQVSFKVEERHWTVGDLACETLRFCRNRVALHEGRNKSSMGTTLFSQLLGQNATAATTTATPSQAPVRKGRTRASETCDGGRSVFQTHDSLE; from the exons ATGGCGCACGTGCTGCTTCCCTGCGACGTGCCCACGTGGTCCGAGGTGGAGCGCCACCTGAGCCAGCTCCGGTTCGCCCACTCGCCGGAGCAGCTGGTGGCCGACATGCAGCGCATCTACGACCTCTGCTG CGTGGGCCTGGACCCGGAGGACCCTCCCCGGGAGGAGATTCGCCTGGACCTTCTCAAGCGTTTCCTCAAGTCCCTCTCGGCCGACGAGAGCCGCAGGTTCTTCGAGTCCACGCTGCCAGCGCTCATCACCTGCGCGCTGCGGCTGCGCGAGCTGCGGCCCACCGGCGGCTTCCTCTACTGCCTCCAGCAGCAAG agggcatgttcgcgctaaGCCGTCCGTTCGTGGCTTCACTGCTGGCCAACGCGTTCTTCTCCACGTTCCCCAAGCGCACTTCGCGGACCCACCCGACGCTGCTCGACTTCAACTGCTCCGAGCTGTTTCCCTTCCTTGGCAC aCCGTGCCACTGCGAGAAGCTGCGGAGCCTGTTCGCCTACTTCGACTGCACCTTCCAGGATGAACCGGAGGGCACCGTGTACTTCTGCAGGCAG GTGACTGCCCCCAAGAACCAGATGTCGCTGCCTGAGTGGATGTGCAGCGACTGCCCCCTCTGCCCGCTCATGGTCCGCACCCGAGGACTGATCGAAGATGCCGAACCGATCTTGCTCAAG TGCTATCCATCTAGCGCCAATGCCGGAAGCAATTTTCTCGGAAGCAATTGCACAATG GAGTGCTCGGTGTTCCTCAGCTGTCCCGAGGTGCTGGCCGCGCTGCTCTTCGTCGAGCTTCTGGGCGACAACGAAGCGCTCACCGTGGACGGCCTGTTGCCACTCGACCCGAGGCCCCGGGTCAACGGAGAACCG GTATTCGGCCCTTCCGAGTGCTCCGTGTGCCTTCTGGACTTCAAGGACCATTCCTCTCGGCCGGTGGCGCAGTTCGAGGACGCGTCTCTGCTTCGCGAGTTCAACAAGTGCCTCGTGGCCTTTCGACAGGCCCTCACCCAGCGTAGACCCTCACCTGTGGGCCAGAGCTCGAGCTCGAGCGCGGCCGGCCACGATCCACCCTGTTTCCACTCGCTGTCTTCTTCCAAGACGTCGTCCTCCCGGAGCAGCGCGCACGCCACCGACTCCCCGCCAGACAATCTCCAGGACCTGCGTGGCCACGAACACTTCGCAGAGTGCAAGCCAACCGTCGCAGACCGCTTGGGAACGAATACGGCCACCATTTTAGGTGACAAAGCTGACCTGCAGGGCCCGATCAAGCGGGGTCAACAGCTGGAGAGTCAAGCACCCACCTTAGCCGGTGTTTTAGGGGCACTACGAAAGAAGGTGGGGGCACAGACCACCAAACCCGAACCGCCAGTGCCGCCGCAAGCGTCACCTCGAAAGTTATTCAAAGTACTGACCTCCAGGAGCCCGAGCCCGACCTCACGGAAACCCGACAGTACTCGTCCAGCACCACCTGCAGATACGAGTACCAGAGCTTCGAACGCACCGCCATCGTTAACGAGTACAGCTGCTGTCCCAGTTCCTAACATTGCGAGGCCCTTGGCGACTAAGCCTCCGCCGCCTGCCACGAAGAGAAGCATTCGGTCTCTGGGTGGCTCTGGTTCCAAGGGATCCGTTGAGAGGAACAAAAGCCTGGAGAATATACTTAACAGAATCTCCGCGAGCCAACCGTCGAcaccttcgtcgtcgtcggcgccgCTTCTGACGCAGGCCGTCCTATGCGCCCAGAGGCATCCTTCTCCGAGACCCGAGCGGCGAGGCAGCGGTTCCCAAGCAGCCATGGTCTTTCGTCCGGTCAACCTGTCTCCGCTGACGTCCCGCCGGTCTGCCTTCCGGCCCGCGACCGAGTGTATCCTGGACCAGAGAAGGCAGAGCAGCGGCGGCGGATCCGCGCCTCCGATAGCGTTACCGCACTGCGAGTTTTCCGCCTTGGGCAACACCAGGCAGGCGTGCGGCAAGGTCGCGCCGGTGAAAGTGCTGACGTCTCCTCCGGTCTCGTCGCCTCGCGTGCAGCTCTCGATCGAGTCTGCACCCGAGGACGACGTGTGGCGCAGGCAAGAGAGCGTCGAGCTCGAGTCACCGGGTGTCGAGCGGCCGCCATCTTCGCAGAGATGTCCGGACGCCGCGGCGTCCAGGGAGACGGAAGTgtggacgcagcagcagcagcagccagtggTGGAAGAGAGCGCTCCGGCACGGGGTCACCGCAGGACGGCGTCTGGGTCTTCGACCACGCCGTACGGGTCTCCGACGGCGACCCTATCGCTGCCCCGGCTTCCGTCTCAGAAGTCGTGTGACGACGTCTACCACACTGCGGACGAAAGCGTAGAGGACA GCCCGGAGGGACACGGCGTCGGCCTTCCGGGCGAGACTCGTACGCGCTGCCTCAAGTCGCGCCGAGAGCGTTCGCTACGTTCACAcacgagcggcggcggcggcggttcgaGCGCCTTCTCGTCGGTGTCTCAACGCCTGAGCAGGGACGACTCGGCCAGCTCGGCCGGTTTCGTGCTCGACTACCGGAGCGACGACGAAGACTACATCGCCTTCTCGCTCAGCAAGCACGAAAG GTACGAGGACTTCCGGCGTCGCATCCGCCGTCGAGGCCGGCGGCTTGCTCGCCGGCTGAGCCGCAGCCTGCGCGCCAGCTACTCTAGCGGCAGCAGCGACATGGACGACATCGATGAGGATCCCGAACTGGGCTTCTCGCGGCCCCAGGCTCCCTTGTGCGCCGTGCGCGCGGCTAACTCTGAGCCCACGCTGCACGTCCTGCTGCCGACCAAGGGATCGGCGCGCGAGCTCCCGGCGCTGTCCATCGCCTCCGAGCTGGTCATGACGTCTTCGCCCGGGCGGCGACAAACGCTGGTCATGACCACGGGCCAGGGCATGCCCAAGGCGTACTCCTTCGACGGTGTCAACCCAAACCTGCCAGTTCCTTTCAAGGCCAAGTTCAG GTGCAAGAAGACCTCCGAGGAACCGAGCCACGCGGAATCCTGCGCAGTCGGTCTGACGCGCCAGGACACCGATTTCATCAAGGCGCACTCCTTCCGGCCGGTGTCGCCCGATCTCTCGGCCGGCACTTCCGAAGAGGACGACGTCGAGAGCGCTCCCGGAGAGCAGGACGAAGAGCAGCAGGAGGACTTCGACACGGCCAGCGGCGACAGCGCTGAGAGGAGGCGCGAGAGCTTCGTGTCTGTTGAGGAAGAGCCTCTGCAGGATTCG GAAGAGCCGCATTCGTCGCCATCGTCGTTCCCGATGCGCTTGTCGGTGTCCGGCTTGCGCCCCGTGGCCACGTGCCGGTGGGCACGCGACTGCGTCGACCCGTCGGGAGACCCGCAGCTCGAGGCGCTCGTTCAGTGGATCGCCGCCAGTGTCGCCGGGGTGCCCGGCCTCGTCATCTACACCGGCGGGCTACCCAGTCTCGAGCAG CTGTCCCAGGTGAGCTTCAAGGTAGAGGAGCGTCACTGGACGGTGGGCGACTTGGCGTGCGAGACACTACGTTTCTGCCGGAATCGGGTGGCGTTGCACGAAGGACGCAACAAGTCCAGCATGGGCACCACGCTGTTCTCCCAGCTGCTGGGACAGAACGCGACtgcggcgacaacgacggcaacGCCGAGCCAAGCTCCTGTCCGAAAAGGCCGCACCAGAGCCAGCGAGACTTGCGACGGCGGCAGGAGCGTGTTCCAGACCCACGACTCGCTGGAGTGA
- the LOC119442180 gene encoding uncharacterized protein LOC119442180 isoform X1, with product MAHVLLPCDVPTWSEVERHLSQLRFAHSPEQLVADMQRIYDLCCVGLDPEDPPREEIRLDLLKRFLKSLSADESRRFFESTLPALITCALRLRELRPTGGFLYCLQQQEGMFALSRPFVASLLANAFFSTFPKRTSRTHPTLLDFNCSELFPFLGTPCHCEKLRSLFAYFDCTFQDEPEGTVYFCRQQVTAPKNQMSLPEWMCSDCPLCPLMVRTRGLIEDAEPILLKCYPSSANAGSNFLGSNCTMECSVFLSCPEVLAALLFVELLGDNEALTVDGLLPLDPRPRVNGEPVFGPSECSVCLLDFKDHSSRPVAQFEDASLLREFNKCLVAFRQALTQRRPSPVGQSSSSSAAGHDPPCFHSLSSSKTSSSRSSAHATDSPPDNLQDLRGHEHFAECKPTVADRLGTNTATILGDKADLQGPIKRGQQLESQAPTLAGVLGALRKKVGAQTTKPEPPVPPQASPRKLFKVLTSRSPSPTSRKPDSTRPAPPADTSTRASNAPPSLTSTAAVPVPNIARPLATKPPPPATKRSIRSLGGSGSKGSVERNKSLENILNRISASQPSTPSSSSAPLLTQAVLCAQRHPSPRPERRGSGSQAAMVFRPVNLSPLTSRRSAFRPATECILDQRRQSSGGGSAPPIALPHCEFSALGNTRQACGKVAPVKVLTSPPVSSPRVQLSIESAPEDDVWRRQESVELESPGVERPPSSQRCPDAAASRETEVWTQQQQQPVVEESAPARGHRRTASGSSTTPYGSPTATLSLPRLPSQKSCDDVYHTADESVEDSPEGHGVGLPGETRTRCLKSRRERSLRSHTSGGGGGSSAFSSVSQRLSRDDSASSAGFVLDYRSDDEDYIAFSLSKHERYEDFRRRIRRRGRRLARRLSRSLRASYSSGSSDMDDIDEDPELGFSRPQAPLCAVRAANSEPTLHVLLPTKGSARELPALSIASELVMTSSPGRRQTLVMTTGQGMPKAYSFDGVNPNLPVPFKAKFRCKKTSEEPSHAESCAVGLTRQDTDFIKAHSFRPVSPDLSAGTSEEDDVESAPGEQDEEQQEDFDTASGDSAERRRESFVSVEEEPLQDSEEPHSSPSSFPMRLSVSGLRPVATCRWARDCVDPSGDPQLEALVQWIAASVAGVPGLVIYTGGLPSLEQLSQVSFKVEERHWTVGDLACETLRFCRNRVALHEGRNKSSMGTTLFSQLLGQNATAATTTATPSQAPVRKGRTRASETCDGGRSVFQTHDSLE from the exons ATGGCGCACGTGCTGCTTCCCTGCGACGTGCCCACGTGGTCCGAGGTGGAGCGCCACCTGAGCCAGCTCCGGTTCGCCCACTCGCCGGAGCAGCTGGTGGCCGACATGCAGCGCATCTACGACCTCTGCTG CGTGGGCCTGGACCCGGAGGACCCTCCCCGGGAGGAGATTCGCCTGGACCTTCTCAAGCGTTTCCTCAAGTCCCTCTCGGCCGACGAGAGCCGCAGGTTCTTCGAGTCCACGCTGCCAGCGCTCATCACCTGCGCGCTGCGGCTGCGCGAGCTGCGGCCCACCGGCGGCTTCCTCTACTGCCTCCAGCAGCAAG agggcatgttcgcgctaaGCCGTCCGTTCGTGGCTTCACTGCTGGCCAACGCGTTCTTCTCCACGTTCCCCAAGCGCACTTCGCGGACCCACCCGACGCTGCTCGACTTCAACTGCTCCGAGCTGTTTCCCTTCCTTGGCAC aCCGTGCCACTGCGAGAAGCTGCGGAGCCTGTTCGCCTACTTCGACTGCACCTTCCAGGATGAACCGGAGGGCACCGTGTACTTCTGCAGGCAG CAGGTGACTGCCCCCAAGAACCAGATGTCGCTGCCTGAGTGGATGTGCAGCGACTGCCCCCTCTGCCCGCTCATGGTCCGCACCCGAGGACTGATCGAAGATGCCGAACCGATCTTGCTCAAG TGCTATCCATCTAGCGCCAATGCCGGAAGCAATTTTCTCGGAAGCAATTGCACAATG GAGTGCTCGGTGTTCCTCAGCTGTCCCGAGGTGCTGGCCGCGCTGCTCTTCGTCGAGCTTCTGGGCGACAACGAAGCGCTCACCGTGGACGGCCTGTTGCCACTCGACCCGAGGCCCCGGGTCAACGGAGAACCG GTATTCGGCCCTTCCGAGTGCTCCGTGTGCCTTCTGGACTTCAAGGACCATTCCTCTCGGCCGGTGGCGCAGTTCGAGGACGCGTCTCTGCTTCGCGAGTTCAACAAGTGCCTCGTGGCCTTTCGACAGGCCCTCACCCAGCGTAGACCCTCACCTGTGGGCCAGAGCTCGAGCTCGAGCGCGGCCGGCCACGATCCACCCTGTTTCCACTCGCTGTCTTCTTCCAAGACGTCGTCCTCCCGGAGCAGCGCGCACGCCACCGACTCCCCGCCAGACAATCTCCAGGACCTGCGTGGCCACGAACACTTCGCAGAGTGCAAGCCAACCGTCGCAGACCGCTTGGGAACGAATACGGCCACCATTTTAGGTGACAAAGCTGACCTGCAGGGCCCGATCAAGCGGGGTCAACAGCTGGAGAGTCAAGCACCCACCTTAGCCGGTGTTTTAGGGGCACTACGAAAGAAGGTGGGGGCACAGACCACCAAACCCGAACCGCCAGTGCCGCCGCAAGCGTCACCTCGAAAGTTATTCAAAGTACTGACCTCCAGGAGCCCGAGCCCGACCTCACGGAAACCCGACAGTACTCGTCCAGCACCACCTGCAGATACGAGTACCAGAGCTTCGAACGCACCGCCATCGTTAACGAGTACAGCTGCTGTCCCAGTTCCTAACATTGCGAGGCCCTTGGCGACTAAGCCTCCGCCGCCTGCCACGAAGAGAAGCATTCGGTCTCTGGGTGGCTCTGGTTCCAAGGGATCCGTTGAGAGGAACAAAAGCCTGGAGAATATACTTAACAGAATCTCCGCGAGCCAACCGTCGAcaccttcgtcgtcgtcggcgccgCTTCTGACGCAGGCCGTCCTATGCGCCCAGAGGCATCCTTCTCCGAGACCCGAGCGGCGAGGCAGCGGTTCCCAAGCAGCCATGGTCTTTCGTCCGGTCAACCTGTCTCCGCTGACGTCCCGCCGGTCTGCCTTCCGGCCCGCGACCGAGTGTATCCTGGACCAGAGAAGGCAGAGCAGCGGCGGCGGATCCGCGCCTCCGATAGCGTTACCGCACTGCGAGTTTTCCGCCTTGGGCAACACCAGGCAGGCGTGCGGCAAGGTCGCGCCGGTGAAAGTGCTGACGTCTCCTCCGGTCTCGTCGCCTCGCGTGCAGCTCTCGATCGAGTCTGCACCCGAGGACGACGTGTGGCGCAGGCAAGAGAGCGTCGAGCTCGAGTCACCGGGTGTCGAGCGGCCGCCATCTTCGCAGAGATGTCCGGACGCCGCGGCGTCCAGGGAGACGGAAGTgtggacgcagcagcagcagcagccagtggTGGAAGAGAGCGCTCCGGCACGGGGTCACCGCAGGACGGCGTCTGGGTCTTCGACCACGCCGTACGGGTCTCCGACGGCGACCCTATCGCTGCCCCGGCTTCCGTCTCAGAAGTCGTGTGACGACGTCTACCACACTGCGGACGAAAGCGTAGAGGACA GCCCGGAGGGACACGGCGTCGGCCTTCCGGGCGAGACTCGTACGCGCTGCCTCAAGTCGCGCCGAGAGCGTTCGCTACGTTCACAcacgagcggcggcggcggcggttcgaGCGCCTTCTCGTCGGTGTCTCAACGCCTGAGCAGGGACGACTCGGCCAGCTCGGCCGGTTTCGTGCTCGACTACCGGAGCGACGACGAAGACTACATCGCCTTCTCGCTCAGCAAGCACGAAAG GTACGAGGACTTCCGGCGTCGCATCCGCCGTCGAGGCCGGCGGCTTGCTCGCCGGCTGAGCCGCAGCCTGCGCGCCAGCTACTCTAGCGGCAGCAGCGACATGGACGACATCGATGAGGATCCCGAACTGGGCTTCTCGCGGCCCCAGGCTCCCTTGTGCGCCGTGCGCGCGGCTAACTCTGAGCCCACGCTGCACGTCCTGCTGCCGACCAAGGGATCGGCGCGCGAGCTCCCGGCGCTGTCCATCGCCTCCGAGCTGGTCATGACGTCTTCGCCCGGGCGGCGACAAACGCTGGTCATGACCACGGGCCAGGGCATGCCCAAGGCGTACTCCTTCGACGGTGTCAACCCAAACCTGCCAGTTCCTTTCAAGGCCAAGTTCAG GTGCAAGAAGACCTCCGAGGAACCGAGCCACGCGGAATCCTGCGCAGTCGGTCTGACGCGCCAGGACACCGATTTCATCAAGGCGCACTCCTTCCGGCCGGTGTCGCCCGATCTCTCGGCCGGCACTTCCGAAGAGGACGACGTCGAGAGCGCTCCCGGAGAGCAGGACGAAGAGCAGCAGGAGGACTTCGACACGGCCAGCGGCGACAGCGCTGAGAGGAGGCGCGAGAGCTTCGTGTCTGTTGAGGAAGAGCCTCTGCAGGATTCG GAAGAGCCGCATTCGTCGCCATCGTCGTTCCCGATGCGCTTGTCGGTGTCCGGCTTGCGCCCCGTGGCCACGTGCCGGTGGGCACGCGACTGCGTCGACCCGTCGGGAGACCCGCAGCTCGAGGCGCTCGTTCAGTGGATCGCCGCCAGTGTCGCCGGGGTGCCCGGCCTCGTCATCTACACCGGCGGGCTACCCAGTCTCGAGCAG CTGTCCCAGGTGAGCTTCAAGGTAGAGGAGCGTCACTGGACGGTGGGCGACTTGGCGTGCGAGACACTACGTTTCTGCCGGAATCGGGTGGCGTTGCACGAAGGACGCAACAAGTCCAGCATGGGCACCACGCTGTTCTCCCAGCTGCTGGGACAGAACGCGACtgcggcgacaacgacggcaacGCCGAGCCAAGCTCCTGTCCGAAAAGGCCGCACCAGAGCCAGCGAGACTTGCGACGGCGGCAGGAGCGTGTTCCAGACCCACGACTCGCTGGAGTGA
- the LOC119442180 gene encoding uncharacterized protein LOC119442180 isoform X5, producing the protein MSLPEWMCSDCPLCPLMVRTRGLIEDAEPILLKCYPSSANAGSNFLGSNCTMECSVFLSCPEVLAALLFVELLGDNEALTVDGLLPLDPRPRVNGEPVFGPSECSVCLLDFKDHSSRPVAQFEDASLLREFNKCLVAFRQALTQRRPSPVGQSSSSSAAGHDPPCFHSLSSSKTSSSRSSAHATDSPPDNLQDLRGHEHFAECKPTVADRLGTNTATILGDKADLQGPIKRGQQLESQAPTLAGVLGALRKKVGAQTTKPEPPVPPQASPRKLFKVLTSRSPSPTSRKPDSTRPAPPADTSTRASNAPPSLTSTAAVPVPNIARPLATKPPPPATKRSIRSLGGSGSKGSVERNKSLENILNRISASQPSTPSSSSAPLLTQAVLCAQRHPSPRPERRGSGSQAAMVFRPVNLSPLTSRRSAFRPATECILDQRRQSSGGGSAPPIALPHCEFSALGNTRQACGKVAPVKVLTSPPVSSPRVQLSIESAPEDDVWRRQESVELESPGVERPPSSQRCPDAAASRETEVWTQQQQQPVVEESAPARGHRRTASGSSTTPYGSPTATLSLPRLPSQKSCDDVYHTADESVEDSPEGHGVGLPGETRTRCLKSRRERSLRSHTSGGGGGSSAFSSVSQRLSRDDSASSAGFVLDYRSDDEDYIAFSLSKHERYEDFRRRIRRRGRRLARRLSRSLRASYSSGSSDMDDIDEDPELGFSRPQAPLCAVRAANSEPTLHVLLPTKGSARELPALSIASELVMTSSPGRRQTLVMTTGQGMPKAYSFDGVNPNLPVPFKAKFRCKKTSEEPSHAESCAVGLTRQDTDFIKAHSFRPVSPDLSAGTSEEDDVESAPGEQDEEQQEDFDTASGDSAERRRESFVSVEEEPLQDSEEPHSSPSSFPMRLSVSGLRPVATCRWARDCVDPSGDPQLEALVQWIAASVAGVPGLVIYTGGLPSLEQLSQVSFKVEERHWTVGDLACETLRFCRNRVALHEGRNKSSMGTTLFSQLLGQNATAATTTATPSQAPVRKGRTRASETCDGGRSVFQTHDSLE; encoded by the exons ATGTCGCTGCCTGAGTGGATGTGCAGCGACTGCCCCCTCTGCCCGCTCATGGTCCGCACCCGAGGACTGATCGAAGATGCCGAACCGATCTTGCTCAAG TGCTATCCATCTAGCGCCAATGCCGGAAGCAATTTTCTCGGAAGCAATTGCACAATG GAGTGCTCGGTGTTCCTCAGCTGTCCCGAGGTGCTGGCCGCGCTGCTCTTCGTCGAGCTTCTGGGCGACAACGAAGCGCTCACCGTGGACGGCCTGTTGCCACTCGACCCGAGGCCCCGGGTCAACGGAGAACCG GTATTCGGCCCTTCCGAGTGCTCCGTGTGCCTTCTGGACTTCAAGGACCATTCCTCTCGGCCGGTGGCGCAGTTCGAGGACGCGTCTCTGCTTCGCGAGTTCAACAAGTGCCTCGTGGCCTTTCGACAGGCCCTCACCCAGCGTAGACCCTCACCTGTGGGCCAGAGCTCGAGCTCGAGCGCGGCCGGCCACGATCCACCCTGTTTCCACTCGCTGTCTTCTTCCAAGACGTCGTCCTCCCGGAGCAGCGCGCACGCCACCGACTCCCCGCCAGACAATCTCCAGGACCTGCGTGGCCACGAACACTTCGCAGAGTGCAAGCCAACCGTCGCAGACCGCTTGGGAACGAATACGGCCACCATTTTAGGTGACAAAGCTGACCTGCAGGGCCCGATCAAGCGGGGTCAACAGCTGGAGAGTCAAGCACCCACCTTAGCCGGTGTTTTAGGGGCACTACGAAAGAAGGTGGGGGCACAGACCACCAAACCCGAACCGCCAGTGCCGCCGCAAGCGTCACCTCGAAAGTTATTCAAAGTACTGACCTCCAGGAGCCCGAGCCCGACCTCACGGAAACCCGACAGTACTCGTCCAGCACCACCTGCAGATACGAGTACCAGAGCTTCGAACGCACCGCCATCGTTAACGAGTACAGCTGCTGTCCCAGTTCCTAACATTGCGAGGCCCTTGGCGACTAAGCCTCCGCCGCCTGCCACGAAGAGAAGCATTCGGTCTCTGGGTGGCTCTGGTTCCAAGGGATCCGTTGAGAGGAACAAAAGCCTGGAGAATATACTTAACAGAATCTCCGCGAGCCAACCGTCGAcaccttcgtcgtcgtcggcgccgCTTCTGACGCAGGCCGTCCTATGCGCCCAGAGGCATCCTTCTCCGAGACCCGAGCGGCGAGGCAGCGGTTCCCAAGCAGCCATGGTCTTTCGTCCGGTCAACCTGTCTCCGCTGACGTCCCGCCGGTCTGCCTTCCGGCCCGCGACCGAGTGTATCCTGGACCAGAGAAGGCAGAGCAGCGGCGGCGGATCCGCGCCTCCGATAGCGTTACCGCACTGCGAGTTTTCCGCCTTGGGCAACACCAGGCAGGCGTGCGGCAAGGTCGCGCCGGTGAAAGTGCTGACGTCTCCTCCGGTCTCGTCGCCTCGCGTGCAGCTCTCGATCGAGTCTGCACCCGAGGACGACGTGTGGCGCAGGCAAGAGAGCGTCGAGCTCGAGTCACCGGGTGTCGAGCGGCCGCCATCTTCGCAGAGATGTCCGGACGCCGCGGCGTCCAGGGAGACGGAAGTgtggacgcagcagcagcagcagccagtggTGGAAGAGAGCGCTCCGGCACGGGGTCACCGCAGGACGGCGTCTGGGTCTTCGACCACGCCGTACGGGTCTCCGACGGCGACCCTATCGCTGCCCCGGCTTCCGTCTCAGAAGTCGTGTGACGACGTCTACCACACTGCGGACGAAAGCGTAGAGGACA GCCCGGAGGGACACGGCGTCGGCCTTCCGGGCGAGACTCGTACGCGCTGCCTCAAGTCGCGCCGAGAGCGTTCGCTACGTTCACAcacgagcggcggcggcggcggttcgaGCGCCTTCTCGTCGGTGTCTCAACGCCTGAGCAGGGACGACTCGGCCAGCTCGGCCGGTTTCGTGCTCGACTACCGGAGCGACGACGAAGACTACATCGCCTTCTCGCTCAGCAAGCACGAAAG GTACGAGGACTTCCGGCGTCGCATCCGCCGTCGAGGCCGGCGGCTTGCTCGCCGGCTGAGCCGCAGCCTGCGCGCCAGCTACTCTAGCGGCAGCAGCGACATGGACGACATCGATGAGGATCCCGAACTGGGCTTCTCGCGGCCCCAGGCTCCCTTGTGCGCCGTGCGCGCGGCTAACTCTGAGCCCACGCTGCACGTCCTGCTGCCGACCAAGGGATCGGCGCGCGAGCTCCCGGCGCTGTCCATCGCCTCCGAGCTGGTCATGACGTCTTCGCCCGGGCGGCGACAAACGCTGGTCATGACCACGGGCCAGGGCATGCCCAAGGCGTACTCCTTCGACGGTGTCAACCCAAACCTGCCAGTTCCTTTCAAGGCCAAGTTCAG GTGCAAGAAGACCTCCGAGGAACCGAGCCACGCGGAATCCTGCGCAGTCGGTCTGACGCGCCAGGACACCGATTTCATCAAGGCGCACTCCTTCCGGCCGGTGTCGCCCGATCTCTCGGCCGGCACTTCCGAAGAGGACGACGTCGAGAGCGCTCCCGGAGAGCAGGACGAAGAGCAGCAGGAGGACTTCGACACGGCCAGCGGCGACAGCGCTGAGAGGAGGCGCGAGAGCTTCGTGTCTGTTGAGGAAGAGCCTCTGCAGGATTCG GAAGAGCCGCATTCGTCGCCATCGTCGTTCCCGATGCGCTTGTCGGTGTCCGGCTTGCGCCCCGTGGCCACGTGCCGGTGGGCACGCGACTGCGTCGACCCGTCGGGAGACCCGCAGCTCGAGGCGCTCGTTCAGTGGATCGCCGCCAGTGTCGCCGGGGTGCCCGGCCTCGTCATCTACACCGGCGGGCTACCCAGTCTCGAGCAG CTGTCCCAGGTGAGCTTCAAGGTAGAGGAGCGTCACTGGACGGTGGGCGACTTGGCGTGCGAGACACTACGTTTCTGCCGGAATCGGGTGGCGTTGCACGAAGGACGCAACAAGTCCAGCATGGGCACCACGCTGTTCTCCCAGCTGCTGGGACAGAACGCGACtgcggcgacaacgacggcaacGCCGAGCCAAGCTCCTGTCCGAAAAGGCCGCACCAGAGCCAGCGAGACTTGCGACGGCGGCAGGAGCGTGTTCCAGACCCACGACTCGCTGGAGTGA